Proteins encoded in a region of the Populus nigra chromosome 3, ddPopNigr1.1, whole genome shotgun sequence genome:
- the LOC133689764 gene encoding E3 ubiquitin-protein ligase PRT6 isoform X2: MTDNMDIDLPPEPPSSIEPRNRLLLRLTQFGVPKEYLVKLHSGLVDYIMDNWSRIPELVAAILPIDDEVAEILQNAKLASKKSASQTMKYCFRECMVWLQWLMFLGEPAVALKNLSKMSAGRGVCGAVWGNNDIAYRCQTCENDPTCAICVPCFQNGNHKDHDYSIIYTGGGCCDCGDATAWKQEGFCSKHKGAEQIQPLPEEFARSVGPVLDALLGCWKNKLVSAETISQKNPNAADRAAMGKKIANQLTFAVVEMLLEFCKCSESLLSFVSRRVISLGGLLEILVRSERFLSEGVVKKLHELLLKLLGEPIFKYEFAKEFLRYYPFVVHEAMKETVDDTHTKYPLLSIFSVQIFTVPTLTPRLVKEMNLLGLLLGCLEDIFIQCAGEDGRLQFTKWAHLYEIGMRVVEDVRFVMSHGVVPKNVTHEQSAVLRTWMELLSFLQGMGPLKRETGLYVEEESENINLLFVLCHSIANIHSLLVDEAFSMCEEADDATFLNMHGKDMDEQDSIRHTKIGRLSQESSVCSVTESTSFISAEKVVEVDSDSTCHHLLPSSVMWLTYECLRAIENCLGADDSSGAQVSGDTSSISNSNFSAFKKKLYKIRKGKYIFGGHGSTSKDDCFSVAYSRCHASVNVDNANVVKDCKTTVPGDTDCAGSSDGLMEGSSSSELDLVRFLSLSDWPDIIYDVSSHDVSVQTPLHRLLSMLLQKALRRCYGGSVVINAINASTSTSLSRTDDDFFGCLLEGCHPFGFSAFVMEHPLRNRVFCAQVHAGMWRKNGDAAILCCEWYRSVRWSEQGLEFDLFLLQCCAALAPPDLYVSRILERFGLSDYLSLKAEQSTEYEPVLMHEMLMLLIQIVQERRFSGLTPAENLKRELVHKLAIGDATRSQLVKSLPSDLSKIDQLQEVLDTVAVYSNPSGFNQGMYSLRWAYWKELDLYHPRWNSRDLQVAEERYLRYCSASAGTTQLPRWTNIYPPLKGVARIASSKVVIKIIRAVLFYAIFMHKRAPDGVLLTALHLLSLALDICIQQKEMDMSFHIENSTSMFAFVGEEIQEGLNYGSGGQSLLSLLVLLMRIHKRESSDNLLEAGSYNFSSLIESLLKRFAEIDAGCMTKLQQLAPEMAIHLSQSVPNIEKNTLGSASDSEKRKAKALERQAAILAKMKAEQSKFLSSMNSATDDVSNTGAEGNDSDGTQNLEELTQDVCSLCHDPNSKNPVSFLVLLQKSRLLSFIDRGPPSWDQDQLPDKEQNSVIAKALTNQSGISSSSGSGMISSTQLTHFVQDVVNQFANYAQPGEVNAIIEFIKARFPLLRSSQVSSASKDGKDKTMNTFEMLEQDMYFSMRKEMHDNMLASNSGLQTDKFTAAEGGQISSPVESVLLGKYIAALSREITEHPSSSESSPNDELQAEFPSRSLTYDGFGPADCDGVHLSSCGHAVHQECLDRYLSSLKERYVRRIVFEGGHIVDPDQGEFLCPVCRQLANSVLPSLPGDFQKVWRQPMISTVSSLHAVGALVSSSEGCDSLQLQHALFLLKSAAKMVEKGDILKAIPLRRGEKMWPNLDSISRLLIKLYFPNRWDKFSGSARVNHSMIMWDTLKYSLVSMEIAARCGGTQMTPTYSLNALYKELKSTSGFTLSLLLKIVQNLRSKNPLHVLQRFRGIQLFAESICAGVPNDYPSGAYRCGGMMLFHVVAGIFGSFGFHLENQPQEKPGGSLSTKPQNYLSKTLKALSSACFT; the protein is encoded by the exons ATGACGGATAACATGGATATCGATTTGCCTCCAGAACCTCCTAGCTCCATCGAGCCTCGTAATCGACTTCTTTTG AGGCTTACTCAGTTTGGAGTTCCCAAGGAGTACCTTGTTAAGTTGCATTCTGGCCTGGTTGATTATATCATGGATAATTGGTCTCGCATACCAGAGCTAGTGGCAGCAATCTTGCCTATTGATGATGAAGTGGCAGAGATTCTCCAAAATGCTAAGCTAGCCTCTAAAAAATCTGCTAGCCAGACAATGAAATACTGTTTCAGGGAATGCATGGTTTGGTTACAATGGCTGATGTTTTTGGGCGAACCAGCTGTTGCACTTAAGAACCTATCTAAGATGAGTGCTGGGCGTGGTGTTTGCGGAGCTGTTTGGGGAAATAATGATATAGCATATCGGTGCCAAACTTGTGAAAATGACCCCACATGTGCAATTTGTGTTCCTTGTTTTCAGAATGGGAACCACAAGGATCATGACTATTCTATTATATACACAGGCGGAGGTTGCTGTGATTGTGGGGATGCGACAGCATGGAAACAAGAGGGGTTCTGCTCAAAGCATAAAGGTGCTGAACAAATACAACCGCTTCCAGAGGAGTTTGCAAGATCTGTAGGGCCTGTCCTCGATGCTCTTCTAGGGTGTTGGAAAAATAAGCTAGTGTCTGCTGAAACCATCTCCCAGAAAAATCCAAATGCAGCTGATCGTGCTGCTATGGGCAAAAAGATTGCAAATCAGCTAACATTTGCAGTTGTTGAGATGCTACTAGAGTTCTGTAAATGCAGTGAGAGTTTGCTTAGTTTTGTTTCCAGGAGGGTGATTTCTCTAGGAGGTTTATTGGAGATTCTTGTGAGGTCGGAGAGGTTCTTGAGTGAGGGTGTTGTGAAGAAACTTCATGAGCTGCTCCTGAAATTATTGGGAGAGCCCATTTTCAAGTACGAGTTTGCCAAAGAATTTTTGCGTTATTATCCATTTGTTGTACATGAAGCGATGAAAGAAACTGTTGATGATACGCACACGAAATATCCTTTGCTTTCAATATTCTCTGTGCAAATTTTTACTGTGCCCACTCTCACCCCCCGACTTGTGAAGGAGATGAACTTGCTAGGCTTGTTGTTGGGGTGCTTGGAAGATATATTTATCCAGTGTGCTGGAGAAGATGGTCGTTTACAG TTTACCAAGTGGGCACATTTGTATGAGATCGGTATGCGTGTAGTTGAAGATGTTCGATTTGTTATGAGCCATGGTGTTGTACCAAAAAATGTAACTCATGAACAGAGTGCTGTCTTGAGAACTTGGATggaacttctttcttttctgcaGGGGATGGGACCCTTAAAGAGAGAAACTGGCCTCTATGTAGAAGAAGAAAGTGAGAATAttaatttgctttttgttttgTGTCATTCTATTGCCAACATCCATTCTCTTTTGGTGGATGAAGCATTTTCTATGTGTGAGGAGGCAGATGATGCTACTTTTCTTAACATGCATGGAAAAGATATGGATGAACAAGATAGCATAAGACACACAAAAATTGGACGGCTGTCTCAGGAAAGCTCTGTATGTAGTGTGACAGAAAGTACTTCATTCATTTCTGCAGAGAAGGTTGTTGAAGTTGATTCAGATTCCACTTGCCATCACTTACTTCCTTCCTCAGTGATGTGGTTAACCTATGAGTGCTTGAGGGCCATTGAGAATTGTTTGGGAGCTGATGATTCATCTGGGGCTCAAGTCTCTGGAGATACTAGCAGCATTTCCAATAGCAACTTTTCagcatttaagaaaaaattgtaTAAGATTAGAAAAggcaaatatatatttggtggCCATGGCAGTACAAGCAAAGATGACTGTTTTTCAGTTGCATATAGTCGCTGCCATGCGAGTGTCAATGTAGATAATGCTAATGTAGTGAAGGACTGCAAAACAACAGTTCCTGGTGATACTGACTGTGCAGGCTCCAGTGACGGTTTGATGGAAGGCAGCAGTTCATCAGAATTGGACCTCGTACGTTTTTTAAGTTTGTCTGATTGGCCAGACATAATTTATGATGTTAGTTCACATGATGTATCTGTTCAGACTCCTTTGCATCGATTACTTTCCATGCTTTTACAAAAAGCATTAAGAAGGTGTTATGGTGGATCTGTGGTTATAAATGCAATCAATGCTAGCACCTCAACTTCATTATCTAGAACCGATGATGATTTCTTTGGATGTCTTCTTGAGGGCTGCCACCCTTTTGGGTTTTCTGCCTTTGTTATGGAGCACCCTTTGCGGAATAGGGTGTTTTGTGCCCAGGTCCATGCTGGAATGTGGAGGAAGAATGGGGATGCTGCCATTTTATGCTGTGAGTGGTACCGCTCAGTACGCTG GTCTGAACAAGGTTTAGAGTTTGATCTATTTCTTCTGCAGTGCTGTGCTGCTTTGGCTCCACCTGACCTCTATGTCAGTAGAATTCTAGAACGTTTTGGGTTGTCAGACTACCTTTCTCTGAAAGCTGAGCAATCTACAGA GTATGAACCAGTTTTGATGCACGAAATGCTCATGCTTCTTATACAAATTGTCCAGGAAAGGCGGTTTTCTGGGTTGACTCCTGCTGAAAATTTGAAGAGAGAGTTGGTTCATAAGTTAGCAATTGGAGATGCCACTCGCAGTCAATTAGTTAAATCCTTGCCCAGTGATCTCTCCAAGATTGACCAACTTCAGGAAGTTTTGGATACTGTTGCTGTATATTCTAATCCATCCGGCTTCAATCAG GGGATGTATTCTTTGCGCTGGGCATATTGGAAAGAGCTAGATCTGTACCACCCTCGTTGGAATTCACGGGATTTACAAGTTGCAGAAGAAAGATATTTGCGCTACTGTAGTGCTTCTGCAGGAACAACACAGCTTCCTAGGTGGACAAATATATACCCTCCTCTTAAGGGCGTAGCTAGAATAGCTAGTAGTAAAGTGGTCATTAAAATCATCCGTGCTGTATTATTTTATGCTATTTTCATGCATAAGCGCGCTCCTGATGGTGTTCTTCTAACTGCATTGCACTTGCTCTCATTAGCATTAGACATCTGTATTCAGCAGAAAGAAATGGATATGTCATTTCACATTGAAAACTCCACTTCTATGTTTGCTTTTGTGGGTGAAGAAATCCAAGAGGGATTAAATTACGGCTCTGGTGGCCAGAGCTTGCTGTCACTTCTTGTCTTGCTCATGAGGATACACAAGAGAGAGAGTTCTGACAACCTCTTGGAAGCAGGCAGTTACAACTTCTCTTCTTTGATTGAAAGTTTGTTGAAGAGGTTTGCAGAGATAGATGCTGGATGTATGACCAAACTGCAGCAACTTGCCCCTGAGATGGCCATTCATTTATCACAATCAGTTccaaatattgagaaaaatacATTGGGTTCAGCTTCTGATAGTGAGAAACGCAAAGCCAAAGCTCTCGAGAGACAGGCTGCCATATTG GCAAAAATGAAAGCTGAGCAGTCCAAATTTTTGTCGAGTATGAACTCTGCTACTGATGATGTTTCAAATACTGGAGCAGAAGGAAATGACTCAGATGGCACACAGAATTTGGAAGAGTTGACGCAAGATGTTTGTTCTCTTTGCCATGATCCCAATTCCAAAAATCCTGTGTCCTTCTTGGTTCTGCTTCAG AAATCAAGGCTTTTGAGCTTCATTGACAGAGGCCCTCCATCATGGGATCAAGATCAGCTGCCTGACAAGGAGCAAAACTCTGTAATTGCAAAGGCATTGACCAATCAATCTGGAATAAGCTCTTCAAGTGGTTCGGGAATGATTTCATCTACTCAACTAACACATTTTGTTCAGGATGTAGTCAACCAATTTGCTAATTATGCTCAACCTGGGGAAGTAAATGCTATTATTGAATTCATCAAGGCTCGGTTCCCTTTATTAAGGAGTTCCCAAGTATCTTCTGCATCCAAGGATGGGAAAGATAAGACTATGAATACTTTTGAGATGTTAGAACAAGACATGTACTTCTCCATGCGGAAAGAAATGCATGATAATATGCTCGCTTCAAATTCTGGATTGCAGACTGATAAATTTACAGCTGCTGAAGGTGGTCAGATAAGCAGTCCTGTTGAATCTGTATTGCTTGGAAAATATATAGCAGCTCTTTCTAGAGAGATAACAGAGCACCCTTCTTCTTCTGAAAGTTCTCCTAATGATGAGCTACAGGCAGAATTTCCTTCCCGGTCTCTCACATATGATGGATTTGGCCCTGCAGATTGTGATGGGGTTCATCTATCTTCCTGTGGACATGCTGTGCATCAGGAATGTCTTGATCGCTATTTGTCATCATTGAAGGAACG ATATGTCAGAAGAATTGTTTTTGAAGGAGGGCATATTGTCGACCCAGATCAG GGGGAATTTCTCTGCCCTGTATGTCGTCAACTAGCAAATTCTGTCTTGCCTTCATTGCCTGGGGATTTCCAAAAGGTTTGGAGACAGCCCATGATTTCAACTGTCAGTTCACTGCATGCTGTGGGGGCTTTGGTCTCATCAAGTGAAGGATGTGATTCTCTTCAGCTTCAACATGCCTTGTTTCTCTTGAAATCTGCTGCAAAAATGGTTGAAAAGGGAGATATCTTGAAAGCTATTCCCTTGCGAAGGGGTGAAAAAATGTGGCCGAATCTTGATTCAATTTCCCGTCTCCTTATTAAACTATATTTCCCAAACAGATGGGATAAGTTCTCAGGATCTGCAAGGGTAAACCATTCCATGATTATGTGGGATACTCTTAAGTATTCCCTTGTATCTATGGAGATTGCAGCACGTTGTGGAGGAACTCAAATGACTCCTACATATAGCCTAAATGCGTTGTACAAGGAACTCAAATCTACCAGTGGATTTACTCTATCCTTGTTGCTCAAAATTGTCCAAAATTTGAGGAGTAAGAATCCTCTTCATGTGCTTCAGAGATTTAGGGGTATTCAGCTATTTGCAGAGTCTATTTGCGCAGGAGTTCCCAATGATTATCCCAGTGGTGCTTATAGGTGTGGAG GGATGATGTTGTTCCATGTTGTGGCTGGAATCTTTGGATCATTTGGATTTCATCTTGAAAATCAACCTCAAGAAAAACCTGGGGGCAGCCTTTCTACAAAGCCACAGAATTATCTATCAAAAACTTTGAAGGCCTTATCAAGTGCTTGTTTTACATGA